One stretch of Mycolicibacterium fallax DNA includes these proteins:
- a CDS encoding beta-ketoacyl-ACP synthase III produces the protein MGEIAVTAGIEHVGLLSIGAYRPERVVTNDEICQRIDSSDEWIVSRTGIKTRRFAGRDESAASMAIEAGRRAIANAGLTGADIDAVIVATSTHFVQTPACAPLVASGVGAQGTPGFDVNVGCAGFGYAISIAADMLRAGSAAKVLVIGSEKLSPTLDMTDRGNCFIFADGAGAVVVGETSEPGIGPTVWGSDGSQGAAVRQDIDWIDYTENPTGVRPYLRMEGTAVFRWAAFEMSKVAARALELAKIGPGDLQAFVPHQANVRITELLAKSLQLGPEVVVANDITHTGNTSAASIPLAMEELLSSGASQAGDLALLLGYGAGLSYAAQVVRMPPPPAAT, from the coding sequence ATGGGTGAGATCGCGGTTACCGCCGGCATCGAGCACGTCGGTTTGCTGAGCATCGGGGCGTACCGGCCCGAACGGGTCGTCACCAACGACGAGATCTGCCAGCGCATCGACTCCTCCGACGAGTGGATCGTCAGCCGCACCGGCATCAAGACCCGGCGGTTCGCCGGCCGCGACGAGTCCGCGGCGTCGATGGCGATCGAGGCCGGGCGCCGGGCCATCGCCAACGCCGGGCTCACCGGCGCCGACATCGACGCCGTCATCGTCGCCACCAGCACGCACTTCGTGCAGACCCCGGCGTGCGCCCCGCTGGTCGCCTCCGGCGTCGGCGCGCAGGGCACCCCCGGATTCGACGTCAACGTGGGCTGCGCGGGCTTCGGCTACGCCATCTCCATCGCCGCGGACATGCTGCGCGCCGGCAGCGCCGCCAAGGTGCTGGTGATCGGCTCGGAGAAGCTCTCCCCCACCCTGGACATGACCGACCGGGGCAACTGCTTCATCTTCGCCGACGGGGCCGGGGCCGTCGTCGTCGGCGAAACCTCCGAGCCGGGCATCGGCCCGACGGTGTGGGGCAGCGACGGCAGCCAGGGCGCCGCGGTGCGCCAGGACATCGACTGGATCGACTACACCGAGAACCCCACCGGAGTCCGCCCCTACCTGCGGATGGAGGGCACCGCGGTGTTCCGCTGGGCGGCCTTCGAGATGAGCAAGGTCGCCGCCCGCGCCTTGGAGCTGGCCAAGATCGGCCCCGGGGACCTGCAGGCGTTCGTCCCGCACCAGGCCAACGTCCGGATCACCGAACTGCTGGCCAAGAGCCTGCAACTGGGGCCCGAGGTGGTGGTCGCCAACGACATCACCCACACCGGCAACACCTCGGCGGCCTCCATCCCGCTGGCGATGGAGGAACTGCTGAGCAGCGGCGCGTCCCAGGCCGGCGATCTGGCCCTGCTGCTGGGCTACGGCGCGGGCCTGAGCTACGCCGCGCAGGTGGTGCGGATGCCACCGCCGCCGGCGGCGACGTAG
- a CDS encoding DUF6394 family protein: protein MNLEKVVFGFFVLLAATLNFGFFIGDISDPQVHNVVELFLAVVVNLIATVLKFGDRTQMGAIHLAASLVAVLQLLAAATMWVWATQVSAEGLNAQHTASVVSLSGGALLANLVSITLLVVETSSYRRR, encoded by the coding sequence GTGAACTTGGAAAAAGTGGTTTTCGGCTTTTTCGTATTGCTGGCGGCCACCCTGAATTTCGGGTTTTTCATCGGCGACATCTCCGATCCGCAGGTCCACAATGTCGTCGAGCTGTTTTTGGCGGTGGTGGTGAACCTGATCGCGACGGTGCTCAAGTTCGGTGACCGCACCCAGATGGGCGCGATTCACCTGGCCGCCAGCCTGGTCGCGGTGCTGCAGTTGCTGGCCGCCGCGACGATGTGGGTGTGGGCGACCCAGGTGTCGGCCGAGGGCCTGAACGCCCAGCACACCGCCAGCGTGGTGTCGCTGTCCGGTGGCGCGCTGCTGGCCAACCTGGTGTCGATCACCCTGCTGGTGGTGGAGACCTCCTCGTACCGGCGCCGCTGA
- a CDS encoding DUF3303 domain-containing protein, which translates to MKYLVSWTYRLTGSAQENEASLRRGLAVYSKWTLPETTTYHQFLARLDGSGGAAVIETDNPADITETAGKFAFMLDYQVVPVVDIADGIQAMIAGIDFLESVP; encoded by the coding sequence ATGAAATATCTCGTGTCCTGGACCTACCGGCTCACCGGCTCCGCGCAGGAGAACGAGGCCTCGCTGCGCCGGGGGCTGGCCGTCTACTCCAAGTGGACGCTGCCGGAGACCACCACCTATCACCAGTTCCTGGCCCGGCTCGACGGGTCCGGCGGCGCCGCGGTGATCGAGACCGACAATCCGGCCGACATCACCGAAACCGCCGGCAAATTCGCCTTCATGCTCGACTACCAGGTCGTGCCCGTCGTCGACATCGCCGACGGGATCCAGGCGATGATCGCCGGAATCGACTTCCTGGAGTCGGTCCCCTGA